The Bordetella sp. FB-8 genome includes a window with the following:
- a CDS encoding response regulator translates to MNRNILLIEDNEQNRYLATFLLEKRGFRIAAAPDGPTGIAAARSRTPDLILLDIQLPLMDGYDVARELRTLPSLRAIPIIAVTSYAMPGDRERCLAAGCNGYIEKPINPETFVNEIERFLS, encoded by the coding sequence ATGAACCGGAACATACTCCTGATCGAAGACAACGAGCAGAATCGCTATCTGGCAACTTTTCTGCTCGAGAAGCGCGGATTTCGCATCGCTGCGGCTCCCGACGGCCCGACGGGAATTGCCGCGGCCCGATCCAGGACGCCGGACTTGATTCTGCTGGACATCCAGCTGCCGCTCATGGACGGCTACGATGTTGCGCGCGAGTTGCGCACCTTGCCATCGCTGCGCGCAATACCCATCATTGCGGTGACGTCCTACGCCATGCCCGGCGACCGCGAGCGCTGTCTTGCCGCCGGCTGTAACGGTTATATCGAAAAGCCGATCAATCCCGAAACGTTTGTCAACGAAATAGAACGGTTCCTGAGCTGA
- a CDS encoding EAL domain-containing protein produces MRVLIVEDKEENSYYLRALLQGNGYQVELAQHGAQALVMARQAPPDMVISDLLMPVMDGYTLLRYWRADERLRQIPFVVYTATYTEAEDERLAYDLGADEFILKPCEPDVFMEKLRAVQLRDTVARPVQAVGPDAGETATLEHYSQTLIRKLEEKTLQLEETNRALQKELTERREIEKEVRLKNTILQTEQETALDAILVVGENGEILTRNRKFHDLWKIPESIMEDRREGQVLELAADQVADTAAFLAQVRYLYGHRWAISTDEFKLNDGRVIERYSAPVAGDDGTYYGRIWYFRDVSEARRIQQSLRNNEQEQRQLVKMLELERSRLTSAQEVAKIGSWETDLSTLSVIWSAQTYRIFDVDPEHFQPSHAEFLERVHPEDRAGVEQAFFASLGVRTLCAVEHRILFPDGRIKYVEERWQLVFDDAGKPVKALGTCQDISERRRSEAALKASEIRYHSLIETMLEGYAYCRAVLNAGRLVDFVYVEVNRAFQALTGLNEVVGKKVSEVIPDLIETNPEVFEAYGRVVRTRMPEKFESYVPQLAIWFDATIYSTNGEHFTVVFENITQRKESEARIRYLNRVYAMLSDINALIVHAREQHELFRETCRIASEIGGFRMAMIAVWDKAAGRLRPAASIGKADALVAKIENILCMPQRARTSMFMRAITERHAIVANHAASDPNVIFGSDYAQAGIGSVAVLPLIVENVAVGLIALYAGEVEFFHQEEMRLLADLAGDISFAIDHIEKQERLTYLAYYDELTGLANRNLFFDRVEHFIPAARSRQGRLAVLLIDLDRFKNVNDSLGRSAGDILLRQIAQWLVERARDQSLLARVAGDRFAVVIPQVMEEGHLPKLLGMMTDALLARKFKLGNISLRVSCKAGVAIFPDDGDDAETLFRNAEAALKRAKESGARYLFHTKAMTELVAHKLEMENRLRHAIDHEEFVLHYQPKVDMQSGKVVGAEALIRWSDPRSGLVAPGQFIPMLEQTGLIYEVGSWALGQAIADYLRWRAQGYDAVRIAVNVSPLQLRDQAFVDGVRQKLSVDPGAAHGLELELTESMIMQDLNQSIASLETIRGLGVKVAIDDFGTGFSSLGYLAKLPVDTLKIDRSFITDMTDSSQGLVLVSTIINLARGLNLRVVAEGVETDEQYRLLKLLKCDEMQGFLFSKPLPVDAFEVKYLRK; encoded by the coding sequence ATGCGCGTGCTCATCGTCGAGGACAAGGAGGAGAATTCCTACTACCTGCGTGCGCTCCTGCAAGGGAATGGTTACCAGGTGGAGTTGGCGCAACATGGCGCGCAGGCGCTGGTGATGGCGCGGCAGGCGCCGCCCGATATGGTCATTTCCGACCTGCTGATGCCAGTCATGGACGGGTATACGCTGTTGCGCTACTGGAGGGCGGACGAGCGTCTCAGGCAGATTCCGTTCGTTGTCTATACGGCGACGTATACCGAAGCCGAGGACGAGCGCCTGGCCTACGACCTCGGCGCCGATGAGTTCATTCTCAAGCCCTGCGAACCGGATGTTTTCATGGAGAAGCTGCGCGCAGTCCAGTTGCGCGACACAGTCGCCAGACCGGTCCAGGCAGTGGGACCCGACGCGGGAGAAACCGCCACGCTGGAACATTACAGCCAGACGTTGATCAGAAAGCTCGAAGAAAAAACCCTGCAGCTGGAAGAGACGAACCGCGCGCTGCAAAAGGAATTGACCGAGCGGCGCGAGATTGAAAAGGAAGTCCGGCTGAAAAACACGATCCTGCAGACCGAGCAGGAAACGGCGCTCGATGCCATCCTGGTTGTCGGGGAAAACGGTGAGATTCTCACGCGCAACCGGAAATTCCACGATCTCTGGAAAATTCCGGAGTCGATCATGGAAGATCGGCGGGAAGGGCAGGTTCTGGAGCTTGCCGCCGATCAGGTTGCGGATACCGCTGCATTCCTGGCCCAGGTCCGGTATCTGTATGGACACCGCTGGGCAATCAGCACCGACGAATTCAAGTTGAACGACGGCCGGGTCATCGAGCGCTATTCGGCGCCGGTCGCCGGGGACGACGGTACCTACTACGGACGTATCTGGTATTTTCGCGACGTCTCCGAGGCCAGGCGTATCCAGCAGTCGCTGCGCAACAACGAACAGGAGCAGCGGCAACTGGTAAAAATGCTCGAACTCGAACGGTCGCGGCTCACTTCAGCCCAGGAGGTGGCAAAAATAGGCAGTTGGGAAACCGACCTGTCTACCTTGAGCGTGATCTGGTCGGCGCAGACCTATCGGATCTTCGATGTCGATCCCGAGCACTTTCAGCCATCGCATGCCGAGTTCCTGGAGCGCGTGCATCCCGAGGACCGCGCAGGCGTGGAGCAAGCGTTTTTCGCATCGCTGGGCGTCAGGACCCTGTGTGCCGTCGAGCACCGGATCTTGTTCCCCGACGGGCGGATCAAATACGTGGAAGAGCGCTGGCAGCTTGTGTTCGACGATGCCGGCAAGCCAGTCAAGGCCCTGGGAACCTGCCAGGACATATCCGAGCGCAGGCGTTCCGAGGCAGCGCTGAAAGCCAGCGAGATTCGCTATCACTCGCTGATCGAAACGATGCTGGAGGGATACGCCTATTGCCGGGCTGTTCTGAACGCGGGGCGGCTTGTCGATTTTGTCTACGTCGAGGTCAACAGGGCCTTCCAGGCTCTGACCGGTTTGAACGAGGTCGTCGGCAAGAAGGTTTCCGAGGTCATTCCCGATCTGATCGAGACGAACCCCGAGGTTTTCGAGGCTTATGGCCGCGTGGTTCGCACCAGGATGCCGGAAAAGTTCGAGTCCTATGTTCCGCAACTGGCCATCTGGTTCGACGCCACGATATACAGCACGAATGGCGAGCATTTCACGGTGGTGTTCGAGAACATCACGCAGCGCAAGGAAAGCGAAGCGAGGATCCGATATCTGAACCGCGTTTACGCTATGTTGAGCGACATCAACGCGCTTATCGTGCATGCCCGCGAGCAGCACGAATTGTTCCGGGAGACTTGCCGCATCGCCAGCGAAATCGGTGGGTTTCGCATGGCCATGATCGCGGTATGGGACAAGGCTGCCGGCCGGCTGCGCCCGGCGGCTTCCATAGGCAAGGCTGACGCGCTGGTCGCCAAGATCGAAAACATTCTCTGCATGCCGCAGCGGGCGCGTACCTCCATGTTCATGCGAGCAATTACCGAAAGGCATGCGATCGTCGCGAACCACGCGGCCAGCGACCCGAACGTGATTTTCGGTTCCGACTATGCCCAAGCCGGCATAGGGTCTGTCGCGGTGCTGCCCTTGATCGTCGAAAACGTCGCGGTCGGCCTGATTGCCCTATATGCTGGAGAGGTCGAGTTCTTCCATCAGGAGGAAATGCGGCTGCTGGCCGATCTGGCCGGAGACATTTCCTTTGCGATCGATCACATCGAAAAACAGGAACGCCTGACCTACCTGGCCTACTACGACGAGCTGACCGGTCTTGCCAATCGCAATCTGTTTTTCGACCGTGTTGAGCACTTCATCCCGGCCGCCCGGAGCAGGCAGGGGCGCCTGGCGGTGCTGCTGATCGACCTGGATCGTTTCAAGAACGTCAACGACAGCCTGGGCCGTTCCGCCGGCGACATTCTGCTCAGGCAGATCGCGCAATGGCTCGTCGAGCGCGCCAGGGACCAGAGCCTGCTGGCGCGCGTGGCAGGCGACCGCTTTGCCGTCGTGATACCGCAGGTCATGGAGGAAGGCCATCTTCCCAAGCTGCTGGGCATGATGACCGATGCCCTGTTGGCGCGGAAATTCAAGCTGGGCAACATCAGCCTGCGGGTTTCCTGCAAGGCGGGCGTGGCGATTTTTCCGGACGACGGCGACGATGCCGAGACGCTATTTCGCAATGCCGAGGCGGCGCTCAAGCGGGCCAAGGAGTCTGGCGCCCGCTATCTTTTCCACACCAAGGCAATGACGGAACTGGTGGCGCACAAGCTGGAAATGGAGAACCGCCTGCGTCATGCCATCGATCATGAAGAATTCGTGCTGCATTACCAGCCGAAAGTCGATATGCAGAGCGGCAAGGTGGTCGGCGCGGAAGCGCTGATACGCTGGAGCGATCCGCGATCCGGCCTGGTGGCTCCCGGGCAGTTCATCCCCATGCTGGAGCAGACCGGTCTGATCTATGAGGTCGGGAGCTGGGCGCTGGGTCAGGCCATCGCCGATTACCTGCGCTGGCGTGCCCAAGGATATGACGCCGTTCGCATCGCCGTGAACGTTTCGCCGCTGCAGCTCAGGGATCAGGCTTTCGTGGACGGTGTCCGGCAGAAATTGTCCGTGGATCCGGGGGCGGCGCATGGCCTCGAACTCGAGCTTACCGAGAGCATGATCATGCAGGATCTCAATCAAAGCATCGCCAGCCTTGAGACCATCCGTGGTCTTGGAGTCAAGGTGGCGATCGACGATTTCGGCACCGGGTTCTCGTCGCTCGGATATCTTGCGAAGCTGCCGGTCGACACGCTCAAGATCGACCGTTCCTTCATCACCGATATGACCGACAGCTCTCAAGGGCTGGTGCTGGTCTCGACGATCATCAATCTCGCGCGCGGCTTGAATTTGCGGGTGGTTGCCGAGGGCGTTGAAACAGACGAGCAGTATCGCTTGCTCAAGCTGCTCAAGTGCGACGAAATGCAGGGCTTTCTTTTCAGCAAACCATTGCCCGTGGATGCTTTCGAAGTGAAGTATTTGCGCAAATGA
- the pstA gene encoding phosphate ABC transporter permease PstA, with protein sequence MFEPERFSSLTASRRRGDAVFTLLCLVSFMLVVTPLASILWAVFARGAGALNLTVFTEVTNGISGGLLNAIEGTLVLSAGALLWAAPAGVAAGIYLAEFGNGRLASIARFLADVLVGVPSVVLGYFSYVTMVVWLGWGFSVLSGIITLGVLVMPYIARFTELSLRQNPSTLRESAYALGCTDSQAILRILLPAARSGVTTGILLSLAISVGETAPLLFTAGWSNYLWNGKMTQEPIGYLTYVIWSFINQPFASAHALAYAAAVIVVGLVLAINIVARLILRRE encoded by the coding sequence GTGTTCGAGCCTGAACGCTTTTCCTCGCTGACGGCCTCGCGCCGCAGAGGAGACGCTGTTTTCACCTTGCTCTGCCTGGTGTCCTTCATGTTGGTGGTCACGCCGCTGGCCAGCATATTGTGGGCGGTGTTCGCGCGCGGGGCCGGCGCGCTGAACCTGACGGTCTTCACCGAAGTGACCAACGGAATCAGCGGCGGCCTGCTCAATGCCATCGAAGGTACCCTCGTCCTGAGCGCAGGCGCCTTGCTGTGGGCCGCGCCGGCCGGCGTGGCGGCGGGCATCTACCTGGCGGAATTCGGCAATGGCCGCCTGGCGTCGATAGCGCGTTTCCTGGCCGATGTGCTGGTAGGCGTACCCTCGGTTGTGCTGGGCTACTTCAGCTATGTAACCATGGTGGTCTGGCTGGGCTGGGGCTTTTCAGTACTGTCCGGCATCATCACGCTCGGCGTGCTGGTGATGCCCTACATCGCGCGCTTCACCGAGCTTTCCTTGAGACAGAATCCGTCCACGCTGCGCGAAAGCGCCTATGCGCTGGGCTGCACGGACAGCCAGGCCATCCTGCGCATCTTGCTGCCGGCCGCTCGTTCGGGCGTGACGACGGGCATACTCCTGTCGCTGGCGATATCGGTAGGGGAAACCGCCCCCCTGCTCTTTACGGCGGGCTGGTCCAACTACCTCTGGAACGGCAAGATGACCCAGGAACCCATCGGCTACCTGACCTACGTCATCTGGAGCTTCATCAACCAGCCGTTCGCGTCCGCGCACGCCCTGGCCTACGCGGCGGCGGTGATCGTTGTAGGCCTGGTGCTGGCCATCAACATCGTCGCGCGCCTAATCCTGCGCCGGGAATGA
- the pstC gene encoding phosphate ABC transporter permease subunit PstC, which produces MRPFRISLACFAALIPLALLAIVVFLTVYSWPAIRFNGLHFLVSKSWSLGNLYADPISHDGFSVPSGAHYGILVFIVGTLASSAIALLIAVPLGIGVGLFVGEYTPPAARHVFAQIVEVLAMVPSVVYGLWGLEVLSPLVYRYIAPALAKVFFFVPFIGTGAESGYGLLTAGLVLVLMVLPVISSTLLEALQRVPRELRESTMALGATRTEMVRKILLPSVRIPLIGSAMLAMGRALGETMAVLMVSGGALNYLPHTLYSPITSMAAFIASQLDSALQDPSGMAVRSLAEIAVVLFIIAVIVNVVARLLTRQSPSGVRA; this is translated from the coding sequence ATGCGACCATTTCGTATCAGTCTGGCCTGTTTCGCGGCGCTCATCCCCCTGGCGCTGTTGGCGATCGTCGTTTTCCTGACCGTCTATTCCTGGCCCGCCATTCGTTTCAACGGCCTGCATTTCCTGGTTTCCAAGAGCTGGAGCCTGGGCAATCTGTATGCCGATCCCATTTCGCACGACGGGTTTTCCGTGCCGTCGGGCGCTCATTACGGCATTCTGGTTTTCATCGTCGGCACGCTGGCCAGTTCGGCCATCGCGCTGCTGATCGCCGTGCCTCTAGGCATAGGCGTAGGGTTGTTCGTGGGCGAATACACCCCGCCGGCGGCGCGCCATGTCTTCGCGCAGATCGTCGAAGTGCTGGCCATGGTCCCCAGCGTGGTGTATGGCCTTTGGGGACTGGAGGTGCTGTCTCCCCTGGTGTATCGCTACATCGCGCCCGCCCTGGCCAAGGTGTTCTTTTTCGTTCCGTTCATCGGCACCGGCGCCGAATCCGGCTACGGCCTCTTGACCGCAGGACTCGTGCTGGTGCTCATGGTGCTGCCCGTGATATCGAGCACGCTGCTCGAGGCGCTGCAAAGAGTGCCCCGCGAACTGCGTGAATCGACGATGGCGCTGGGCGCGACCCGTACCGAAATGGTGCGCAAGATTCTGCTGCCGTCCGTACGCATACCGCTGATCGGATCGGCCATGCTCGCCATGGGTCGTGCCCTGGGCGAAACCATGGCCGTGCTCATGGTCAGCGGCGGCGCGCTGAACTACCTGCCGCATACCCTTTACAGCCCCATCACCAGCATGGCCGCCTTCATCGCCTCTCAGCTGGACAGCGCGCTGCAGGATCCCAGCGGGATGGCGGTACGCTCCCTGGCCGAAATCGCGGTCGTCCTTTTCATCATCGCCGTCATCGTCAATGTCGTCGCCCGCCTACTTACCCGACAATCGCCCTCTGGTGTTCGAGCCTGA
- the pstS gene encoding phosphate ABC transporter substrate-binding protein PstS, with amino-acid sequence MKRSKMTKPSRPPFKYLIATAAMAASLGAHAAPANLVETGSTLLYPLFNLWVPDYTANHPGVKITTQGTGSGTGIAQAISGVAQIGASDAYMSDGQMKQSPNIVNIPLAISAQTVNYNLPGLNKTHLKLDGPVLAGIYDGSIKKWDDAKIKALNPGVKLPDHGIVTVHRTDGSGDTFIFTQYLSFSTPSWSSGPGYGTSVSWPAVQGGVGANGNPGMVQAAHQTPYSIAYIGVSFHKQIDEAGLGTAMLKNRAGKFLLPTTATVNAAAAAMVAKTPADERLSLIFAPGEKSYPIVNYEYAIVNTHQADANTGHVLKDFLTWTVGSSEGNSDKYLSAVRFVPLPAKIVTLSRAQISKIQ; translated from the coding sequence ATGAAGAGATCCAAGATGACCAAACCCTCACGGCCGCCTTTCAAATACCTGATCGCCACCGCTGCCATGGCAGCAAGCCTGGGTGCGCACGCCGCGCCGGCAAACCTGGTCGAGACCGGTTCCACGCTGCTGTACCCCCTGTTCAACCTGTGGGTCCCCGACTACACCGCCAACCATCCCGGCGTGAAGATCACCACGCAGGGCACGGGTAGCGGCACCGGGATCGCGCAGGCGATTTCCGGCGTGGCACAGATCGGCGCATCCGACGCCTACATGAGCGATGGGCAGATGAAGCAATCGCCCAACATCGTCAACATTCCGCTGGCCATTTCGGCGCAGACGGTTAACTACAACCTGCCCGGCCTGAACAAGACGCACCTGAAGCTGGACGGTCCCGTGCTGGCCGGCATCTATGACGGCTCGATCAAGAAGTGGGACGACGCCAAGATCAAGGCGCTCAACCCCGGCGTAAAGCTGCCCGACCACGGCATCGTGACAGTCCATCGCACCGACGGCAGCGGCGACACCTTCATCTTCACGCAGTACCTGTCGTTCTCCACGCCGTCGTGGAGCAGCGGCCCGGGCTACGGCACCTCGGTGAGCTGGCCCGCGGTCCAGGGCGGCGTCGGCGCCAACGGCAACCCCGGCATGGTCCAGGCCGCGCACCAGACCCCGTATTCCATCGCCTACATCGGCGTGAGCTTTCACAAGCAGATCGACGAAGCCGGCCTGGGTACCGCGATGCTCAAGAACCGCGCCGGCAAGTTCCTGCTGCCCACGACCGCCACCGTCAATGCCGCGGCCGCCGCCATGGTCGCCAAGACGCCCGCCGACGAGCGTCTGAGCCTGATTTTCGCGCCCGGCGAGAAGTCGTATCCGATCGTCAACTATGAATACGCGATCGTCAATACGCACCAGGCCGACGCCAATACCGGCCACGTGCTGAAGGATTTCCTCACCTGGACCGTCGGCTCGTCCGAAGGCAATTCCGACAAATATCTGAGCGCCGTGCGGTTCGTGCCGCTGCCCGCTAAGATTGTCACCCTGAGCCGCGCGCAAATCTCGAAAATCCAATAA
- a CDS encoding bifunctional diguanylate cyclase/phosphodiesterase, translated as MKCPQASPVEAERLVALSEYELGGDRQLASLDPVVRIAARMFDMPVAAVNMIGNDHVFFAAVTGFDGVDVNMDRNVSFCAHAILQDKVMIVPDATLDSRFHDNPLVTGSTHLRFYAGVPILSAQGYPLGALCVMDRKPNADFSADDAERLRELAKMASDRLELRRIELLAERAAPPADHAEWQSPTAMIRFDSRGTILNWNESAAALYGYDSAEGPGRALEMLVPERSRASMRELIARAAAADSLDGIRVPSEIDGLRREGTEFLLGFSLFCWREEGALVFNAHLQDLSDLRHEKDLLRGRANLDVLTGAANRTHFYRLVEGALAHARPAAVIMIDLDGFKDINDTLGHAVGDHVLREVALRLRNLVRSEDAVARMGADEFALLLPGMADIEEARRVAQAATQTIAQPVLARGMDAMHVSACCGVALAPRHAQEALELIGDADLALIKAKRAGRGQTFLFTMALRMEVVRRRLYGMELQRAVDDGEFVLFYQPQVDLSTNALVGAEALIRWRHPRRGLMSPATFLPALECGPLAPTVGVWILEEACAQAALWRRSAAPAFQMGVNLFGAQFRVGHIEETILAALDRHGLPPQALELEVTENIVLDDDVVLATIKRMRELGIGIAFDDFGTGYASLSLLKRYPLSRIKIDRSFVMGMVQSNQDASVVRAIIDMARSFDLRTIAEGVETAQQRESLRRLGCSDGQGYLFGKPMPAWEFGQVFGLDASWLRQRCA; from the coding sequence ATGAAGTGCCCTCAAGCGTCACCGGTGGAAGCGGAACGACTTGTTGCGTTGTCCGAATACGAGCTGGGCGGCGATCGTCAACTAGCCAGTCTGGATCCTGTCGTGCGAATCGCCGCGCGCATGTTCGACATGCCCGTCGCCGCGGTCAATATGATCGGCAACGACCATGTCTTCTTCGCGGCAGTCACGGGTTTCGATGGCGTCGACGTGAACATGGATCGCAATGTCTCTTTCTGCGCGCACGCCATCCTGCAGGACAAGGTGATGATCGTCCCCGACGCGACGCTGGATTCGCGCTTTCACGACAATCCGCTCGTCACCGGGTCGACCCACCTCAGGTTTTATGCTGGAGTGCCGATACTGTCCGCGCAGGGCTATCCGCTCGGCGCCTTGTGCGTGATGGATAGAAAGCCGAATGCCGACTTTTCCGCGGACGATGCCGAGCGCCTGCGCGAACTGGCGAAGATGGCCTCGGACAGGCTGGAATTGCGCCGCATCGAGCTGCTCGCCGAACGTGCCGCCCCGCCGGCGGATCACGCCGAGTGGCAGTCCCCCACCGCCATGATCCGCTTCGATTCGCGCGGCACCATTCTCAACTGGAACGAAAGCGCGGCGGCGCTGTATGGCTACGATTCCGCCGAGGGTCCGGGACGCGCGCTCGAAATGCTCGTGCCCGAACGCAGCCGCGCCAGCATGCGTGAACTGATCGCGCGGGCCGCGGCGGCAGACTCGCTCGATGGAATACGCGTTCCATCGGAAATAGACGGACTGCGGCGCGAAGGTACCGAGTTTCTGCTGGGTTTCTCGCTGTTCTGCTGGCGCGAAGAGGGTGCGCTGGTCTTTAACGCGCATCTGCAGGATCTTTCCGACTTGCGCCACGAGAAGGACCTGCTGCGCGGCCGGGCCAACTTGGACGTGCTCACCGGAGCCGCCAACCGCACCCACTTCTACCGCCTCGTGGAAGGCGCGCTGGCCCACGCGCGCCCTGCCGCCGTGATCATGATCGACCTGGACGGATTCAAGGACATCAACGATACCTTGGGACACGCTGTCGGCGACCACGTCCTGCGCGAGGTGGCACTGCGCCTGCGCAATCTCGTCCGATCCGAGGACGCGGTGGCGCGCATGGGCGCGGACGAGTTCGCGCTCCTGCTGCCCGGCATGGCGGACATCGAAGAGGCGCGGCGTGTCGCCCAGGCCGCCACGCAGACAATCGCCCAGCCCGTCTTAGCCAGGGGCATGGATGCAATGCATGTTTCGGCGTGCTGCGGCGTCGCCCTCGCGCCACGGCACGCGCAGGAGGCCCTGGAACTGATCGGCGACGCGGATCTGGCGCTCATCAAGGCAAAGCGCGCAGGGCGCGGCCAGACCTTCCTCTTCACCATGGCTTTGCGCATGGAGGTGGTGAGGCGCAGGCTGTACGGCATGGAATTGCAGCGGGCCGTCGACGATGGCGAGTTCGTCCTGTTCTATCAACCGCAAGTCGACTTGTCCACGAACGCGCTCGTGGGCGCGGAAGCGCTGATCCGCTGGCGGCATCCGCGGCGCGGGCTAATGTCGCCGGCTACGTTTTTGCCTGCGCTCGAGTGCGGCCCGCTCGCGCCGACCGTCGGCGTATGGATACTCGAGGAAGCCTGCGCCCAGGCTGCGCTCTGGCGCCGCAGCGCAGCGCCCGCTTTCCAGATGGGCGTCAATCTCTTCGGCGCGCAGTTTCGCGTCGGCCACATCGAAGAAACCATCCTGGCCGCGCTCGATCGGCATGGCCTGCCGCCGCAGGCTTTGGAACTCGAAGTGACCGAGAACATCGTCCTGGACGATGATGTGGTTCTGGCCACGATAAAGCGCATGCGCGAACTGGGCATCGGCATTGCCTTCGATGACTTCGGCACCGGGTATGCATCGCTAAGCCTTCTGAAGCGCTACCCCCTGAGCCGCATCAAGATCGACCGTTCCTTCGTCATGGGCATGGTTCAGTCCAACCAGGACGCCTCGGTCGTGCGAGCGATCATCGATATGGCGCGCAGCTTCGATTTGCGCACCATTGCCGAAGGCGTCGAGACGGCGCAACAGCGCGAAAGCCTGCGCCGTCTCGGCTGCAGCGACGGACAAGGTTATCTGTTCGGCAAGCCCATGCCGGCCTGGGAGTTCGGCCAGGTCTTCGGCCTGGACGCATCATGGCTCAGACAGCGCTGCGCCTGA
- a CDS encoding ketopantoate reductase family protein — MKIAVMGAGAVGCYYGAMLARAGHEVVLIGRASHVQAVERDGLRLQTQQLDEHIGPPHLRASIDPAAVSGARLVLFCVKSPDTESAGASIGPHLAADSLVLTLQNGVDNAERLRGAIAQEVAAAVVYVATEMAGAGHVRHHGRGELVIEPSSQSAAIAQMFAAAGISTEVSANVRAALWAKLILNCAYNALSAISQLPYGRLAAGTGVCASMRDVVAECMAVAQADGVSLPPDVELAVSRIAQTMPTQYSSTAQDLARGKRSEIDHLNGLVVRRGEALGVATPANRLLHTLVRLIEDKASGAL, encoded by the coding sequence ATGAAGATCGCTGTCATGGGTGCGGGCGCGGTGGGCTGCTATTACGGCGCAATGCTTGCGCGCGCGGGACACGAGGTCGTGCTGATCGGCCGCGCCTCGCATGTCCAAGCGGTCGAGCGCGACGGTCTGCGCCTGCAGACGCAGCAATTGGACGAGCATATCGGCCCGCCGCATCTACGAGCCAGCATTGATCCGGCCGCCGTGAGCGGCGCGCGACTTGTCCTGTTTTGCGTGAAATCGCCCGACACCGAAAGCGCTGGCGCCTCCATCGGGCCGCACCTGGCCGCCGACTCGCTGGTGCTTACGCTGCAGAACGGTGTAGACAACGCCGAGCGCCTGCGCGGCGCGATCGCGCAGGAAGTGGCAGCGGCCGTGGTGTACGTCGCCACCGAAATGGCCGGCGCCGGCCACGTGCGCCATCATGGCCGCGGCGAGCTCGTCATCGAACCTTCTTCCCAAAGCGCAGCCATCGCGCAGATGTTCGCCGCTGCGGGCATATCCACCGAGGTATCAGCCAATGTGCGCGCAGCGCTGTGGGCCAAGCTGATCCTGAACTGCGCCTACAACGCGCTTTCGGCGATCTCGCAGCTGCCCTATGGCCGGCTCGCGGCGGGCACCGGCGTATGCGCCTCGATGCGCGACGTGGTGGCCGAATGCATGGCCGTCGCCCAAGCCGACGGGGTAAGCCTGCCGCCGGACGTAGAACTGGCCGTGAGCCGAATCGCTCAGACCATGCCGACTCAATATTCTTCGACGGCGCAGGACCTCGCGCGCGGCAAGCGCAGCGAGATCGACCATCTGAACGGCCTGGTCGTCAGGCGCGGCGAGGCGCTCGGCGTGGCGACCCCGGCAAACCGGCTGCTGCACACGCTGGTCAGGCTGATCGAGGACAAAGCGAGCGGCGCGTTATGA
- a CDS encoding AraC family transcriptional regulator: MNDARIDIRRYRGEIERHRHAYHQVVISCEGTIEIEVGRETGRVAGSLGAFIPAGCQHAFLARQPNAFVVLDVQTGGCAHALDNGQVPPFFAIDRRGHGLLEYMRALDWRARLTPACQQAWSTLLLDSPAVNGRRSDRAELVVQRATSFMLHRLADPICIADLAQAAGVSPRRLHEAFRARRETTPHTRLTVLRLDAAERLLADPALSIAEIALRSGHADQSALTRAMRRERDATPAEVRCRLTDKEEKWPAMERAGRRPSGWSQSDSGPRLRF, encoded by the coding sequence ATGAACGACGCTCGTATCGACATAAGGCGCTATCGCGGCGAGATCGAGCGGCATCGGCATGCGTATCATCAAGTCGTCATCTCATGCGAAGGTACGATCGAGATCGAGGTGGGGCGCGAGACGGGGCGGGTCGCCGGCAGCCTAGGCGCCTTTATTCCCGCCGGATGCCAGCATGCGTTTCTCGCCCGCCAGCCCAATGCCTTTGTCGTCCTGGACGTGCAGACGGGAGGGTGCGCACACGCCCTGGATAATGGCCAAGTGCCGCCGTTCTTCGCTATCGATCGGCGAGGTCATGGCTTGCTCGAGTACATGCGTGCCCTCGATTGGCGGGCGAGGCTCACGCCGGCGTGCCAGCAGGCATGGTCGACCTTGCTGCTGGACAGCCCCGCTGTGAATGGCCGCCGCTCGGACCGGGCCGAACTCGTGGTGCAGCGCGCCACCTCGTTCATGCTGCACAGATTGGCCGATCCGATCTGCATCGCCGATCTCGCGCAGGCCGCGGGTGTGAGTCCGCGCCGGCTTCATGAAGCCTTTCGCGCACGGCGCGAAACCACGCCCCATACGCGACTCACGGTGTTGCGTCTTGACGCGGCCGAGCGGCTGCTGGCCGATCCCGCGCTGTCCATTGCCGAAATCGCGCTCCGAAGCGGCCATGCCGACCAGAGCGCGCTGACCCGCGCCATGCGGCGCGAGCGCGATGCGACGCCGGCCGAGGTCCGGTGCCGCCTTACGGACAAGGAGGAAAAATGGCCGGCAATGGAACGGGCAGGGCGACGGCCTTCGGGTTGGTCGCAATCGGACTCTGGTCCGCGCTTGCGCTTTTGA